From Streptomyces zhihengii, the proteins below share one genomic window:
- a CDS encoding ROK family glucokinase gives MSTYRDFTHRGAARATVLKTVGTRERRSHLTAPRVPTVGIDIGGTKVMAGVVDADGVILEKVRTETPDKSKSPKVVEDTICELVLDLSDRHDVHAVGIGAAGWVDADRSKVLFAPHLAWRNEPLRDALSARLAVPVLVDNDANTAAWAEWRFGAGRGEDHLVMITLGTGIGGAILEDGQVKRGKYGVAGEFGHMQVVPGGHRCPCGNRGCWEQYSSGNALVREARELAAADSPVAYNIIDRVGGNVRDITGPLITELAREGDAMCVELLQDIGQWLGVGIANLAAALDPSCFVIGGGVSAADDLLIGPARDAFRRHLTGRGYRPEARIAKAQLGPEAGMVGAADLARLVARRFRRANRRRVERHERYERYAQALRSPSSVRPTQDPPS, from the coding sequence GTGAGCACGTACCGCGACTTCACGCACCGAGGCGCCGCGCGTGCGACCGTCCTCAAGACCGTCGGCACCCGCGAGCGGCGTTCCCACCTCACCGCGCCGCGGGTCCCCACCGTCGGGATCGACATCGGCGGCACCAAGGTGATGGCCGGCGTCGTCGACGCCGACGGCGTCATCCTTGAGAAGGTGCGCACCGAGACGCCGGACAAGTCCAAGAGCCCCAAGGTCGTCGAGGACACCATCTGCGAGCTGGTGCTCGACCTCTCCGACCGCCACGACGTGCACGCCGTCGGCATCGGGGCGGCCGGCTGGGTCGACGCCGACCGCTCCAAGGTCCTCTTCGCGCCCCACCTGGCGTGGCGCAACGAGCCGCTGCGCGACGCGCTCTCGGCCCGGCTCGCCGTCCCCGTCCTCGTCGACAACGACGCGAACACCGCCGCCTGGGCCGAGTGGCGCTTCGGCGCCGGCCGCGGCGAGGACCACCTCGTCATGATCACGCTCGGCACCGGCATCGGCGGCGCGATCCTGGAGGACGGCCAGGTCAAGCGGGGCAAGTACGGGGTCGCGGGTGAGTTCGGCCATATGCAGGTCGTGCCCGGCGGCCACCGCTGCCCGTGCGGCAACCGGGGCTGCTGGGAGCAGTACAGCTCCGGCAACGCGCTGGTGCGCGAGGCCCGGGAGCTGGCCGCGGCCGACTCGCCGGTGGCCTACAACATCATCGACCGGGTCGGCGGGAACGTCCGCGACATCACCGGCCCGCTGATCACCGAACTGGCGCGCGAGGGCGACGCGATGTGCGTCGAACTGCTCCAGGACATCGGCCAGTGGCTGGGCGTCGGCATCGCCAATCTCGCCGCCGCGCTCGACCCCTCCTGCTTCGTCATCGGCGGCGGCGTCAGCGCGGCCGACGACCTGCTCATCGGCCCCGCCCGGGACGCCTTCCGCCGCCATCTCACCGGCCGCGGCTACCGGCCCGAGGCGCGGATCGCCAAGGCCCAGCTCGGCCCCGAGGCCGGTATGGTCGGAGCGGCCGACCTCGCCCGGCTGGTCGCACGGCGCTTCCGCCGCGCGAACCGCCGCCGGGTGGAGCGCCACGAACGCTACGAGCGCTACGCGCAGGCCCTGCGCAGTCCGAGTTCCGTCCGTCCCACCCAGGATCCCCCCTCATGA